In a genomic window of Polycladomyces abyssicola:
- a CDS encoding carbohydrate ABC transporter permease yields MKIGKRMELSERSIGYLFVLPTLIIILLIAIWPVIRSFWISLHDVRLNNPAKTEIHDQYGIDMEGYLNTAPFLISALDSEIQHAKAQKDRLQAIRDEVQKLSDLLNQEKGVKKRYDQVNDLLTDFKPVPPDLKYANIQNETAQKVKQSLSHIRTELEDMKKQGVLQKPRDVIGLTDGFQSALISPNYVGLQYYRQFAQDPRMWASLENTLVFTVISVALELVFGLWIAMLLNKQFIGRGWVRASVLIPWAIPTVISALMWKFLFDGQNGIVAKLFEVLHIVPNMGELLTTKWGSMFAIIVADVWKTTPFMALLLLAGLQTIPQSLYEAAEVDGASRFQKFVKITLPLLKPTILVALLFRTLDAFRIFDLVYVLTGGGPGNATETISIYAYKTMFAQMNFGAGSALSVIVFLCVAVISMVFVKVLGTDLVPSGRSK; encoded by the coding sequence ATGAAAATCGGTAAGCGTATGGAGTTGTCGGAAAGGTCGATCGGCTATCTGTTCGTGTTGCCTACGCTGATCATCATTCTGTTGATCGCGATCTGGCCGGTGATCCGTTCTTTTTGGATCAGCTTACATGATGTGCGGTTAAACAATCCGGCCAAAACCGAGATACACGATCAATACGGAATCGATATGGAAGGGTATCTCAATACTGCTCCGTTTTTGATCAGTGCTCTGGATTCTGAAATTCAGCACGCCAAAGCACAGAAAGACCGGCTGCAGGCCATACGGGATGAAGTGCAAAAACTGAGCGATCTTCTCAACCAGGAAAAAGGGGTAAAAAAGCGTTACGATCAAGTAAACGATTTGCTCACGGACTTTAAGCCGGTTCCGCCCGACTTGAAGTATGCCAACATCCAAAACGAGACCGCACAAAAGGTGAAACAGTCGCTTTCGCACATTCGCACTGAACTGGAAGATATGAAAAAACAAGGCGTACTTCAGAAACCGAGAGACGTTATCGGTTTGACGGACGGGTTTCAATCCGCGTTGATTTCACCCAACTATGTCGGACTCCAATACTATCGACAATTTGCTCAAGACCCGCGGATGTGGGCTTCGTTGGAAAACACACTGGTGTTTACCGTGATCTCCGTCGCTTTGGAGTTGGTGTTCGGCTTATGGATTGCGATGTTGTTGAACAAGCAATTTATCGGACGAGGCTGGGTACGTGCTTCCGTGTTGATTCCTTGGGCCATTCCCACGGTCATTTCCGCCTTGATGTGGAAGTTTTTGTTTGACGGTCAAAACGGGATAGTCGCCAAATTGTTCGAGGTACTCCACATCGTGCCCAATATGGGTGAACTGTTGACAACAAAATGGGGGTCGATGTTTGCCATCATCGTCGCCGATGTATGGAAAACCACCCCGTTCATGGCGTTGCTGCTGCTGGCCGGTTTGCAAACCATTCCGCAATCGTTGTATGAAGCGGCGGAAGTGGACGGTGCCAGCAGGTTTCAAAAGTTTGTGAAGATCACGCTCCCGTTGTTGAAGCCGACCATCTTAGTGGCGTTGTTGTTCCGGACATTGGATGCATTCCGGATCTTTGACTTGGTGTATGTGTTGACGGGAGGGGGACCCGGTAATGCGACGGAAACGATTTCGATCTACGCCTACAAAACGATGTTCGCCCAGATGAACTTCGGGGCGGGTTCGGCGTTGTCCGTGATCGTCTTCCTGTGTGTGGCCGTCATCAGCATGGTATTCGTCAAAGTGTTGGGAACCGATTTGGTCCCCAGCGGCCGGAGTAAATAA